The Claveliimonas bilis genome window below encodes:
- a CDS encoding PadR family transcriptional regulator has translation MVFNTGAALLDAIVLAVVSRESEGTYGYKITQDVRKAIEVSESTLYPVLRRLQKDECLEVYDMQYDGRNRRYYKITPKGSAQLNLYRGEWKVYSSKISELFEGGAIS, from the coding sequence ATGGTATTTAACACCGGAGCAGCTCTTCTTGATGCGATCGTCCTTGCGGTTGTTTCGCGGGAGAGTGAAGGGACTTACGGATATAAGATCACCCAGGATGTAAGAAAAGCAATTGAAGTATCAGAGTCCACTTTATATCCGGTACTGCGAAGACTTCAAAAGGACGAATGCCTGGAAGTTTATGATATGCAGTATGATGGAAGGAACAGGAGATACTATAAGATTACGCCGAAAGGATCCGCGCAGCTTAACTTATACAGGGGCGAATGGAAAGTCTATTCGAGTAAGATCAGCGAATTATTTGAGGGAGGTGCTATTTCATGA
- the addA gene encoding helicase-exonuclease AddAB subunit AddA, producing the protein MSVKWTKEQQNVIDLQDRNILVSAAAGSGKTAVLVERIITMLTREEDPVDVDQLLIVTFTEAAAAEMKERIRGAIEKKLAERPDDEHLKQQATLIHSARITTIHSFCLSVIREHFHSIDLDPSFRIGEEGELRLMRQDVLEELLEKKYQEGNARFLEFAESYARGRDDRKMEELILKLYEFSRSYPAPEEWLGSCVRLYQVTSEEELLKTSAFQAAKQRMDCYVQSAAKLQRQAEKLCLEPDGPYMYGETLESDLENIERFEKAVTYSDYYEAFQKISWKKLAANRDKTVSKEKAEQVKALREEMKGILKNSAGHYFKDNIEEVLRQAALCFPMMKVLAGLTEDFAKAFEERKRSRNMIDFSDMEQYALRILTEKEGDGWKPSATAREYQEMFREVMIDEYQDSNLIQEAILTSVSGISRGRYNVFMVGDVKQSIYRFRLSRPELFMEKFNTYRLYEGEGTDSEKQRIDLYRNFRSRKEVLEGVNYLFRQIMTEPLGGIVYDDRAALHPGASFEEQPGNQPEILLIESQIEEEILDMAGEGENTLNARRLEAKAVAGRIRELMSQAVVTDKKDGTLRPVRYSDIVILTRSIKGWSDVFLEVLSEEGIPAYAGTKEGYFETREIGTLLDYFRVLNNRKQDIPLAAVLSSYFGKMNDEELARIKAAYPKERFYDAVEHYRTEGEDEKIRGKLESCLGQMEHFRRRVPYTAIHELLWQILDETGYGDYTAALPAGEQRKANLDMLAEKAMTFESTSYKGLFNFVRYIEQLRKYDVDYGEASLSDEQSDTVRIMSIHKSKGLEFPVVIAAGMGKRFNQQDARSSVIVHASLGVGMDAVDLDEGTKSVSFFKRVMQREEILENLAEELRVLYVALTRAKEKLILTGTMKNPGEKLEFLRAVKGVEEELSFGVLSSASSCLSWILPAIAGGGKEMPLQVWIKRLEDFVRAEEEEKTEKIFTKQALKDWNTQETYDKEMKDRLKEQFGYSYPWPDTFGRKLKFTVSELKKREYMKEVYGEEGTELGEMAYEEPEVIPLIPRFRMEEEELTGASRGSAYHRVLELLDFKEDYSLESMAMAVEEMKNSGKIRKDMAQSVRTKEILAFVSGADGRRMKEAAEKGKLWKEQPFVLGVDAEEIYPGSGEGETILVQGIIDVFFEEDGELVVLDYKTDKVRKPEELAEKYHAQLAYYAKALEQLTGKRVKEKIIYSFTLQERILL; encoded by the coding sequence GTGAGCGTGAAATGGACAAAAGAACAGCAAAATGTAATTGATCTGCAGGACCGCAATATTCTTGTGTCGGCAGCAGCCGGCTCCGGAAAGACCGCTGTTCTTGTGGAACGGATCATCACCATGCTGACAAGAGAAGAAGATCCGGTGGATGTGGATCAGCTTTTGATCGTGACGTTTACAGAGGCAGCGGCGGCAGAGATGAAGGAGAGGATCCGGGGAGCCATTGAGAAGAAGCTGGCGGAGAGACCGGATGATGAACATCTGAAGCAGCAGGCTACGCTGATACACAGCGCCAGGATTACCACCATCCATAGCTTTTGTCTCTCTGTTATACGGGAACATTTTCACAGCATTGACCTGGATCCGTCTTTCCGTATCGGAGAGGAGGGAGAGCTTCGGCTGATGCGCCAGGATGTCCTGGAGGAGCTTCTCGAGAAAAAATATCAGGAGGGTAATGCCCGGTTCCTGGAATTTGCAGAGAGTTATGCCCGGGGCAGGGATGACCGCAAGATGGAAGAGCTGATCCTGAAGCTCTATGAATTTTCCAGAAGCTATCCGGCGCCGGAGGAATGGCTGGGCTCCTGTGTGCGCCTTTATCAGGTGACGTCGGAAGAAGAACTGTTAAAGACCTCTGCTTTTCAGGCGGCAAAACAGCGGATGGACTGCTATGTCCAAAGTGCTGCAAAACTGCAAAGACAAGCGGAAAAGCTGTGCTTAGAGCCGGACGGGCCTTATATGTACGGGGAAACGCTGGAAAGTGATCTGGAAAATATTGAACGGTTTGAGAAGGCTGTAACTTATTCGGATTATTATGAGGCGTTTCAGAAGATTTCCTGGAAGAAGCTGGCGGCTAACCGGGATAAAACAGTGTCAAAGGAAAAGGCAGAGCAGGTAAAAGCACTGCGGGAGGAAATGAAGGGGATCCTGAAAAATTCAGCCGGTCATTATTTTAAAGATAATATCGAAGAAGTGCTCCGCCAGGCAGCCCTTTGTTTCCCTATGATGAAAGTGCTTGCAGGTCTGACAGAGGATTTTGCCAAAGCTTTTGAGGAACGAAAAAGAAGCCGCAATATGATCGACTTCAGTGATATGGAGCAGTATGCCCTGCGTATATTGACAGAAAAAGAAGGGGATGGATGGAAACCTTCTGCCACGGCCCGTGAATACCAGGAAATGTTCCGGGAGGTTATGATCGACGAATATCAGGACAGCAATCTGATCCAGGAAGCGATCCTTACCAGCGTTTCCGGGATTTCCCGGGGAAGGTACAATGTTTTCATGGTAGGAGATGTGAAGCAGAGTATCTATCGGTTTCGGCTGTCAAGGCCTGAGCTTTTCATGGAGAAATTCAATACGTACCGTCTTTATGAAGGGGAGGGGACCGACAGCGAGAAGCAGAGGATTGACCTTTACCGCAATTTCCGAAGCAGAAAAGAAGTGCTGGAGGGAGTGAATTATCTGTTCCGGCAGATCATGACAGAGCCTCTTGGAGGAATTGTCTATGACGACCGGGCGGCCCTTCATCCCGGCGCTTCCTTTGAGGAGCAGCCGGGAAATCAGCCGGAGATCCTGCTGATCGAATCACAGATCGAGGAAGAAATCCTGGATATGGCCGGGGAGGGAGAAAACACCCTCAATGCCCGCCGCCTGGAGGCAAAGGCAGTGGCAGGCCGGATCCGGGAACTGATGAGTCAGGCTGTGGTGACAGACAAAAAAGACGGAACACTGCGCCCGGTACGCTATTCGGATATTGTGATCCTGACCCGAAGCATAAAAGGGTGGAGCGATGTGTTCCTGGAAGTGTTGTCGGAAGAAGGGATACCGGCATATGCAGGGACGAAGGAAGGCTATTTTGAGACACGGGAGATCGGAACTCTTCTGGATTACTTCCGTGTTTTAAATAATCGGAAACAGGATATTCCGCTGGCAGCAGTTCTTTCTTCCTATTTCGGAAAAATGAATGATGAGGAGCTTGCCAGGATCAAGGCGGCTTATCCGAAGGAGCGCTTCTATGATGCGGTGGAGCATTACCGGACGGAAGGAGAAGATGAAAAGATCCGGGGGAAACTGGAATCCTGCCTGGGGCAGATGGAACATTTCCGCCGGAGAGTTCCCTATACGGCGATCCATGAACTGCTCTGGCAGATCCTGGACGAGACAGGCTATGGAGATTACACAGCCGCTCTTCCGGCAGGAGAGCAGCGGAAGGCAAATCTGGATATGCTGGCAGAAAAGGCCATGACATTTGAAAGCACCAGCTATAAAGGGCTGTTTAATTTTGTGCGCTATATCGAGCAGCTTCGGAAATATGATGTGGATTACGGAGAGGCAAGTCTTAGTGATGAACAGTCAGATACGGTGCGGATCATGAGTATTCATAAGAGCAAGGGGCTGGAATTTCCGGTGGTGATCGCAGCCGGCATGGGAAAACGGTTTAACCAGCAGGATGCCAGAAGCAGTGTGATCGTTCATGCCTCTTTGGGAGTAGGTATGGATGCTGTTGATCTGGACGAGGGCACCAAAAGTGTATCCTTTTTTAAGAGGGTGATGCAAAGGGAGGAAATCCTGGAGAACCTGGCTGAGGAACTTCGGGTTTTATACGTAGCTCTTACAAGGGCAAAAGAAAAATTGATCCTCACAGGAACCATGAAAAATCCCGGGGAGAAGCTGGAATTTCTGCGAGCGGTAAAAGGCGTGGAAGAAGAACTCTCTTTTGGGGTGCTGTCATCGGCTTCCTCCTGTTTGAGCTGGATCCTTCCGGCCATTGCAGGCGGAGGGAAAGAGATGCCTCTTCAGGTATGGATAAAGAGACTGGAAGATTTTGTCCGTGCAGAAGAAGAGGAAAAGACAGAGAAAATATTTACCAAGCAGGCGCTGAAAGACTGGAATACACAAGAAACATATGATAAAGAAATGAAAGACAGACTGAAAGAGCAGTTTGGATACTCTTATCCCTGGCCGGATACGTTTGGACGGAAGCTGAAGTTTACGGTCTCGGAGCTGAAGAAGCGAGAATATATGAAGGAAGTGTATGGTGAGGAAGGAACAGAACTGGGAGAGATGGCCTATGAAGAACCGGAAGTCATTCCGCTGATCCCGCGTTTCCGTATGGAGGAAGAAGAACTGACGGGAGCTTCCCGGGGAAGCGCTTACCACCGTGTTCTGGAGCTTTTGGATTTTAAGGAAGATTACAGTCTGGAATCCATGGCTATGGCGGTCGAAGAGATGAAAAACAGCGGAAAGATCCGGAAAGATATGGCGCAGAGTGTTCGGACGAAAGAAATTCTTGCATTTGTTTCCGGTGCGGACGGAAGACGGATGAAAGAAGCGGCAGAAAAAGGAAAGCTTTGGAAGGAACAGCCTTTTGTTCTGGGCGTAGATGCAGAAGAAATCTACCCCGGATCAGGAGAAGGGGAAACCATACTGGTTCAGGGAATTATTGACGTTTTCTTTGAGGAGGACGGAGAGCTTGTGGTGCTGGACTACAAGACGGATAAAGTGCGAAAACCAGAGGAACTTGCAGAAAAATATCATGCACAGCTGGCCTATTATGCAAAGGCGTTGGAACAGCTCACCGGGAAACGGGTGAAAGAAAAAATTATTTATTCCTTTACGCTTCAGGAGCGGATCTTGCTGTAA
- a CDS encoding PucR family transcriptional regulator has product MISNQILQNTIDGLKGITRIDLCVMDTDGKSLASTFAEQENYEASVLSFVDSPADSQVIQGYQFFKIFDEHQLEYILLANGGSDDVYMVGKIAAFQIQNLLIAYKERFDKDNFIKNLLLDNLLLVDIYNRAKKLHIDTEVRRVIFIVETAHEKDSSMVDHVRSLLGNKSKDFVTAVDEKDIIIVKELSSSDGHAELEKMAESILELLQGEGEEDIRIAYGTIVGDIKEVSKSYKEAKLALDVGKIFFDDRKVIAYSTLGIGRLIYQLPIPLCKMFIREIFEGKSPDEFDEETLTTINKFFENSLNVSETSRQLYIHRNTLVYRLDKLQKSTGLDLRVFEDAITFKIALMVVKYMKYMESLEY; this is encoded by the coding sequence ATGATATCTAATCAAATACTACAAAATACCATCGATGGATTAAAGGGAATTACCCGGATTGATCTTTGCGTGATGGACACGGATGGCAAATCTCTTGCAAGCACATTTGCCGAACAGGAGAATTATGAGGCGTCTGTGCTGTCTTTTGTAGATTCACCGGCAGACAGCCAGGTTATACAGGGATATCAGTTTTTCAAAATTTTTGATGAACATCAGCTGGAATATATCCTTTTGGCTAACGGCGGCAGCGATGATGTGTATATGGTTGGAAAGATTGCGGCATTCCAGATACAGAATCTTCTGATCGCATACAAGGAGCGGTTCGACAAAGACAATTTTATCAAGAACCTGCTGCTTGACAATCTGCTTCTGGTAGATATTTACAATCGTGCAAAGAAATTACATATTGACACTGAAGTAAGACGTGTTATCTTTATAGTGGAGACTGCCCATGAAAAAGACAGCAGTATGGTGGATCATGTCCGCAGTCTGCTGGGAAATAAGTCCAAAGATTTTGTCACGGCAGTTGATGAAAAGGATATTATTATTGTAAAAGAACTGAGTTCTTCCGATGGGCACGCGGAGCTGGAAAAAATGGCGGAATCCATATTGGAGCTTCTTCAGGGAGAGGGAGAAGAGGATATACGGATCGCATACGGCACCATAGTAGGAGATATTAAAGAAGTTTCGAAATCCTATAAAGAGGCTAAGCTCGCTCTGGATGTGGGAAAAATCTTTTTTGACGACAGAAAAGTGATTGCTTATAGCACTCTGGGAATCGGACGTCTGATCTATCAGCTCCCAATTCCGTTGTGTAAAATGTTTATCCGCGAGATTTTTGAGGGGAAATCCCCGGACGAATTTGATGAGGAAACACTGACGACGATCAATAAGTTCTTTGAGAACAGTCTGAATGTGTCAGAGACATCAAGACAGCTTTACATCCATCGTAATACACTCGTTTACCGTCTGGATAAACTCCAGAAAAGTACGGGGCTTGATCTTCGTGTGTTTGAGGATGCCATCACATTTAAGATTGCACTGATGGTAGTCAAGTATATGAAATACATGGAGTCATTGGAGTATTGA
- a CDS encoding DUF1700 domain-containing protein — MNRIQFMTELAALLQDISVEERVEAMKYYNDYFDEAGEENEEEIVRELGSPAKVAAEVKAGLGEASSDAGEFRETGYTDTRFEQKEAPAYPGQEKDSDEAGGGTEKQQGKYTREEQRSNNNWDTGSEETKQKNTGLKIVLIILVILVGLPVIVPAGIALICAAVAVVVAVVALFAGLAFASVMVVLLGVTLVGAGIACLIPEASAGLVLIGGGLITFVIGLIMTVASVRACMIVLPGFFRGIINLIRRPFHRRKAVA; from the coding sequence ATGAATCGTATACAGTTTATGACAGAACTGGCAGCGCTTCTTCAGGATATATCCGTGGAAGAACGTGTAGAGGCGATGAAGTATTATAATGATTATTTCGATGAAGCGGGAGAAGAGAACGAAGAAGAGATCGTTCGGGAACTTGGAAGCCCGGCAAAAGTTGCTGCAGAGGTGAAAGCAGGACTTGGAGAGGCTTCGTCGGATGCAGGCGAATTTCGGGAGACCGGTTATACCGATACGAGATTCGAGCAGAAAGAAGCGCCGGCGTATCCGGGGCAGGAAAAAGATTCGGATGAGGCAGGCGGCGGAACGGAAAAACAGCAGGGGAAATACACCCGGGAAGAACAGAGATCAAACAACAACTGGGACACCGGAAGTGAGGAGACAAAACAGAAAAATACCGGACTTAAAATAGTGCTGATCATATTGGTGATCCTGGTGGGGCTTCCCGTCATTGTTCCGGCAGGTATAGCGCTGATCTGTGCGGCGGTAGCGGTAGTTGTGGCAGTTGTGGCGTTGTTTGCCGGTCTGGCTTTTGCTTCCGTGATGGTAGTTTTGCTTGGTGTGACGCTCGTGGGAGCAGGAATAGCCTGCCTGATACCGGAAGCGTCGGCAGGACTTGTGCTGATCGGCGGCGGCCTGATCACATTTGTGATCGGACTTATTATGACGGTGGCGTCGGTGAGGGCATGTATGATCGTACTTCCCGGATTCTTCCGGGGGATCATCAACTTAATCCGAAGACCGTTTCACAGGAGAAAGGCGGTGGCATAA
- a CDS encoding small, acid-soluble spore protein, alpha/beta type codes for MSRKKEKPIVLSELTKEEKMKYEIAEELGLLDKVMEQGWKSLSSKETGRIGGLINKKKKEQGIR; via the coding sequence ATGAGCAGGAAAAAAGAAAAACCGATCGTATTAAGCGAACTGACAAAAGAAGAAAAAATGAAATACGAAATAGCGGAAGAGCTTGGTCTGCTGGACAAAGTCATGGAGCAGGGGTGGAAATCCCTCTCTTCAAAAGAGACGGGACGCATCGGAGGTCTGATCAACAAAAAGAAAAAAGAACAGGGAATACGCTGA
- the ftsX gene encoding permease-like cell division protein FtsX: MRISTVGYSTKQGFKNIGRNKMFSIASIATMAACIFVFGLFFAIVMNFNYIVQKAEEGVAITVFFEEDITEDQIDEIGEQLAGCEGVHDVEYVSADQAWESFQSEYFGEDSSLAEGFKDDNPLANSNNYSVYMEDVTKQDDVVAFAEGLDGVRKVNKSDVVADTLGSVNRLITYVSIAIIAILLAVSIFLINNTVTMGITVRREEIAIMKYIGAKDGFVRAPFVIEGLVIGIIGALIPLVMLYFMYDKAVSYILQRFNLLNNILDFLPVTEVYRTLLPVGLALGVGIGFLGSFFTIRKHLKV; encoded by the coding sequence ATGAGAATTAGTACAGTCGGATATTCGACGAAACAGGGATTTAAAAATATTGGCCGAAATAAGATGTTTTCCATTGCGTCCATTGCTACAATGGCAGCGTGTATCTTTGTGTTCGGTCTGTTTTTTGCGATCGTAATGAATTTTAATTATATTGTGCAGAAGGCCGAAGAGGGTGTGGCCATTACAGTATTTTTTGAAGAGGATATCACAGAAGACCAGATAGACGAGATTGGAGAGCAGCTGGCAGGCTGTGAAGGGGTCCATGATGTGGAATATGTGTCCGCAGATCAGGCATGGGAATCTTTCCAGAGCGAGTATTTCGGAGAAGATTCCTCACTTGCAGAAGGATTTAAGGATGATAATCCGCTGGCAAATTCCAACAATTACTCCGTGTATATGGAAGATGTTACCAAACAGGACGACGTAGTAGCTTTTGCGGAAGGTCTGGATGGGGTACGTAAGGTAAATAAATCGGACGTAGTGGCGGATACGCTGGGCAGCGTTAACAGACTCATTACCTATGTTTCCATTGCGATCATTGCTATTCTGCTTGCAGTGTCGATCTTCCTGATCAACAATACGGTAACCATGGGTATTACCGTGCGGCGGGAGGAGATCGCAATCATGAAATATATTGGAGCGAAGGACGGATTTGTCCGGGCGCCGTTTGTTATAGAGGGTCTTGTTATCGGTATCATTGGGGCGTTGATACCTTTGGTAATGTTATATTTTATGTATGACAAGGCAGTTTCATACATCCTTCAGAGATTTAATTTATTAAATAATATTCTGGATTTCCTTCCGGTAACAGAAGTATACCGTACTCTTCTTCCGGTGGGATTGGCTCTCGGTGTTGGAATCGGTTTCCTGGGAAGCTTCTTTACAATCCGTAAGCATTTGAAAGTATAA
- a CDS encoding DUF4097 family beta strand repeat-containing protein, which translates to MKKGWKRFWVFCGVTAAVGCVCAVTGKAMGATGVLVDNYMPQFFWKSGSTSVDSDQVELFSNVKNLKVDTEGLFVNIVPCEENNVRVETYNVNSRLKLQIKEEQGELKVETTAEHYPWKLLNQEVAGEVTIQVPYYLEFGEADLQVGYGELDVEEIKAKDLNLEVGAGAGNINSFTADTAEFMVGAGSLTAVGEAGKKVDIECGVGELNYTAEGTKEDFNYFIECGIGELNLENESYSGVAVNKDIDNNAGKDMKIQCGIGSVNVSFQGAAEVR; encoded by the coding sequence ATGAAAAAAGGATGGAAACGATTTTGGGTGTTCTGCGGAGTTACGGCAGCGGTGGGCTGTGTATGCGCTGTGACGGGCAAAGCAATGGGAGCGACAGGTGTATTAGTTGATAACTATATGCCGCAGTTCTTCTGGAAATCAGGCAGTACCAGTGTGGATAGCGATCAGGTTGAACTTTTTTCAAATGTTAAAAACCTGAAGGTTGATACAGAAGGACTGTTCGTGAATATTGTACCGTGTGAAGAGAATAACGTCAGAGTAGAAACCTATAATGTAAATTCCAGACTGAAGCTTCAGATTAAGGAAGAACAGGGAGAATTGAAAGTGGAAACCACTGCCGAACATTATCCCTGGAAACTTTTGAATCAGGAAGTAGCCGGAGAAGTGACGATACAGGTTCCTTACTATTTGGAATTTGGAGAAGCAGATCTTCAGGTGGGATATGGAGAACTTGACGTAGAAGAGATAAAGGCCAAAGATCTGAATCTGGAAGTTGGGGCAGGAGCAGGAAATATCAATTCTTTTACAGCCGACACGGCGGAATTTATGGTAGGCGCCGGAAGTCTGACTGCAGTGGGCGAGGCTGGAAAAAAAGTGGATATAGAATGCGGAGTAGGAGAATTAAATTATACTGCAGAAGGGACGAAGGAAGACTTCAATTATTTCATTGAATGTGGAATCGGTGAGCTGAATCTGGAAAATGAAAGTTATTCCGGAGTTGCAGTAAATAAAGATATTGATAACAACGCCGGCAAGGATATGAAGATCCAGTGCGGTATCGGTTCAGTGAATGTTTCTTTTCAAGGAGCAGCGGAAGTAAGATAA
- a CDS encoding WecB/TagA/CpsF family glycosyltransferase, translating into MNEKIQVLNIGIDDCTAKEAMKQTVEYMGTEPVSVIELVTVDTVMYASEEPKLRESIECVDLVLPGEKEILEGADITEKRHLQEVEQRTYLRMFLRYLHKNHFRVFLLVETEEEAEAFYQYLEERYSGIQVAGMAKVSPTDSADDLVVNAVNGAETDCVIAALSAPAEQEFIVRNRSILNARVWLGIGKGENPIYRSRSRMQKMVQFINHKIFKREIEKKRKKEMETAVNAH; encoded by the coding sequence ATGAACGAAAAGATTCAAGTGCTGAATATTGGAATTGATGACTGTACAGCCAAAGAAGCCATGAAGCAGACAGTAGAATATATGGGTACAGAGCCTGTCAGCGTGATAGAGCTTGTTACGGTGGATACTGTAATGTATGCCTCGGAGGAACCGAAGCTTCGGGAGAGCATTGAGTGTGTGGATCTTGTGCTGCCGGGAGAGAAGGAGATTCTGGAAGGGGCAGATATAACAGAGAAACGGCATCTTCAGGAAGTGGAGCAGCGCACATATCTTAGAATGTTTCTGCGCTATCTTCACAAAAACCACTTCAGAGTATTTCTTTTGGTGGAGACAGAGGAGGAGGCGGAAGCCTTCTATCAATACCTGGAGGAGAGATACAGCGGGATACAGGTGGCGGGAATGGCGAAAGTATCGCCTACCGATTCAGCGGATGACCTTGTTGTAAATGCCGTAAACGGTGCAGAGACAGACTGTGTGATCGCAGCTCTTTCTGCTCCGGCAGAGCAGGAATTTATTGTAAGAAACAGAAGTATTCTGAATGCAAGAGTCTGGCTTGGGATCGGAAAGGGTGAAAATCCCATTTACCGCAGTCGGAGCCGTATGCAGAAAATGGTGCAGTTTATCAACCACAAAATTTTTAAACGCGAGATTGAAAAAAAGCGGAAAAAAGAAATGGAAACGGCTGTGAATGCCCATTGA
- a CDS encoding PspC domain-containing protein, with protein MESKRLYRSRRERLVCGVCGGVAEYFNIDPTIVRLAFLLFVFCAGSGVLAYIIAAIVMPDDPN; from the coding sequence ATGGAATCAAAAAGATTATACAGATCAAGAAGAGAACGTCTGGTCTGCGGAGTATGCGGAGGAGTGGCAGAATATTTTAATATCGATCCGACGATAGTAAGGCTTGCTTTCCTTTTGTTTGTTTTCTGCGCCGGAAGCGGAGTGCTGGCATATATCATTGCGGCGATCGTTATGCCGGATGACCCTAATTAA
- the ftsE gene encoding cell division ATP-binding protein FtsE has product MIELNEVTKEYSKGVAALNGVNLKVDQGEFVFIVGDSGSGKSTLIRLIMKELEPTSGTIVVNGQNLERLKHRQIPMYRRGLGVVFQDFRLLKDRNIYENIAFAQRVVETPTRIIKKKVPAALSLVGLAQKYKSYPKELSGGEQQRVAIARAIVNEPAILLADEPTGNLDPTNSWEIMKLLEEANDRGTTVLVVTHNQEIVNEMKKRVVTMKKGVIVSDEQKGGYKNEN; this is encoded by the coding sequence ATGATTGAATTAAATGAGGTAACGAAAGAATACTCAAAAGGGGTTGCTGCTCTGAACGGCGTAAACCTGAAAGTCGATCAGGGTGAATTTGTCTTTATCGTAGGCGACAGCGGTTCCGGAAAATCGACGCTGATCCGTTTGATCATGAAGGAACTGGAGCCGACTTCCGGTACGATCGTTGTAAACGGTCAGAACCTGGAAAGGCTGAAACACAGACAGATTCCCATGTACCGCAGAGGGCTTGGGGTTGTGTTTCAGGATTTCCGTCTTTTAAAGGACCGGAATATATATGAAAATATCGCTTTTGCTCAGCGTGTTGTAGAGACACCTACCAGGATCATCAAGAAAAAGGTTCCTGCTGCGCTGTCTCTGGTTGGTCTTGCACAGAAGTATAAATCCTATCCAAAGGAGCTGTCCGGAGGAGAGCAGCAGAGAGTGGCCATTGCGAGAGCTATTGTCAATGAGCCGGCTATTCTTCTGGCGGACGAGCCGACAGGAAACCTGGACCCGACTAATTCATGGGAGATCATGAAGCTTCTGGAAGAAGCGAATGACAGGGGTACGACCGTTTTGGTAGTTACGCATAATCAGGAAATTGTAAACGAGATGAAGAAACGTGTCGTTACAATGAAAAAGGGTGTCATTGTCAGCGACGAGCAAAAAGGTGGGTATAAAAATGAGAATTAG